GTCTATGCCTTTGATATTCAAGAGCAGGCACTTGCAAACACTCAAGAAAAATTGGACAAGTTGGGGCTTCAACATGTCCAGTTGATCTTGGATGGGCACCAGCATGTGGACCAATATGTAGAGACTCTCAAAGCAGCTATTTTCAATCTGGGTTATCTACCATCTGCGGATAAATCAGTCATCACCCTTCCAGCGACCACTATTGAAGCGATGGAGAAAATTTGTGCTCGCCTACAAAAAGGTGGGCGAATGGCTATAATGATCTATTATGGTCATGAAGGGGGAGACATCGAGCGCGATGCAGTGCTGGACTTTGTCAGCCAGCTCCCACAAAAAGAATATACAGCGACCATCTACCGGACACTGAATCAAGTGAATCAGCCACCGTTTTTGGTGATGATCGAAAAATTAGAAAGCTACCGTCATGGATAAAGAATATTTAAAGAACAAAATTGAAGGGATGAGACATCATTTTGTCGAATCAACCATCCACGAGCGAGAAACAGGTTTTTTTGACGAAGCCCATATGACCAAAAAGATGCTCAAAATAAAAAAGAAATTGGTTTCGCTTGAGATGGAACGCTGTCAAAAGAAGATTGAGCACAAGGATGTAACCAAGACTGACCAAAAGATTGCGGAGTTGAAACAGCAATTTGAGACCTGTTGCCAAGAACGCTAGGGAGGAGTGCTATGGAATTACTCCTTTATGCAGTGATCTTTTCGATGATTTTGATCGCTTCAAATGCTACCAACAAGCTTGTGCCGAGTCTTCCTCTGCCCTTGCTCCAAATCTTACTGGGGATTGGTTGGGCCCTCTTTATCCCAGAAGAAAATTTTCATCTGGATACCGAGCTCTTTCTGGCTTTGGTCATTGGTCCTCTTTTATTTCGGGAGGCAGAAGAAGCAGATATCACTTCCGTCTTAAAGCACTGGCGTATCATTCTCTATTTGATCTTCCCAGTGATTTTTATCTCAACCATTAGTTTGGGTTGGGCTGCCCATTCCTTGTGGCTAAGTCTTCCTTTAGCAGCCTGTATGGCAGTGGGTGCGGCCCTCGGACCTACAGATTTAGTAGCCTTTGCTTCTCTGTCTGAGCGCTTTACCTTTCCAAAGCGGGTTTCGAATATCTTAAAAGGGGAAGGCTTACTAAATGACGCCTCTGGCTTGGTTGCCTTTCGAGTAGCCTTGACGGCCCTTGCAACCGGAAGTTTCTCCCTAGGAGAAGCAGGCGTTTCCTTAGGGATCTCCATTATTGGAGGATTTGCGGTAGGAATCTTGACGGCCTTTGTGAATCGATGGTTGCAAAAGTTACTTTTGAGTGTTCGTGCCAGTGATATTGCCAGTGAATTGATATTAGAACTCAGTCTTCCTCTGTTGACTTTTTTCTTAGCGGAGGAACTTCATGTATCTGGGATTATCGCCGTGGTTGTCTCTGGGATCCTCAAAGCCAGTCGGTTTAAGCATATTACCCTTTTGGAAGCACGGGTAGATACCGTCAGTCATACTGTTTGGAATACGGTCAACTTTATCTTAAATGGATCGGTCTTTGTGATCTTGGGAATGGAATTGGAAATGATTGCTAAGCCGATTCTAAGTAGCTCGATTTATAATAATCTTCTCTTGCTTCTTTCGGTCTTTGTGTTGACAGCTTTGCTATTTTTGATTCGCTTTGTCATGGTTTATCTCTTTTACTGGTTTCGAACCCTTCGTCTCAAAAAGTCGGTTCGAAATTATCTAAAAGATGCCTTACTGCTGACCTTCTCCGGTGTGAAGGGAACGGTTTCGATTGCGACGATTCTTTTGATCCCAACTAAGATCGAAAAAGAATATCCTATCCTGCTCTTTTTAGTGGCAGGAGTTACCCTTGTTAGCTTTATTACAGGATTGATGGTGCTCCCAAAATTGTCAGAAGACAAGGAAGAAACCAATGATTACCTAATGCAGATCGCGATTTTGAATGATGTTGTCATGGAATTAGAAGCAGAGCTAAAGAATAGTAAGCATAAGGGCCCCTTGTATGCAGCGATTGATAACTACCATGGTCGGATTGAAAATTTGATTTTAAGTCAGGAAAACAAGCTCATCCAAAAGGACTGGGAGCAGTTGAAGCTCTTGATTTTGAGTATTGAAAGTGATGGCTTGGAACAGGCTTATGAAGAAGGGATGATTCGAGAGCGTGGCTACCGTGTCTACCAACGCTATCTTCACAATATGGAACAACGTGTCAATCGCAATCTCTCCTCTCGTCTAACCTATTACCTTTTGGTTTCCTTCCGCCTCTTGCGTTTGCTGGTCCATGAGATCTTAACTTTTGGGTCTGGCTTGCGAAACTGGTGGACCCGAGAAGACAGCAAGTTAGAGGCCATTGATTATGACCAGATTGCTGCCCTTTATTTGGCCAATACAGAAATCATTATCGAAAGTTTGGAAGACCTCAAGGGGATTTATCGGAGCAGTTTGATCTCTTTCCTACAAGAATCTCGTCTGAGAGAAACTGCTATTATTACCAGTGGGGCCTTTGTGGAGCGGGTTATTAATCGCGTGAAACCAAATAATATCGATGAAATGTTGAGAGGCTATTATTTGGAGCGTAAGATTATTTTTGAATATGAAGCGCAACACCTGATTACCGCCAAGCAAGCGCGCCGTATGCGGCAAAATGTCAATGAATTAGAAAGCTATTCCCTAAGAGAAAGTGCCAATACGCTTCCATACGATTTGATCGAGTATGCACGGAATCGTTGAGATAAGAGTAAAAGAGGCTGGGACAAAAGTCCTAGCCTCTCAATTATTTTTGGATTGTCGATCAAGACGCAGTGGTTGAGTGGACTCTACTACGCTGATTTCATCAGCTTTTACAGCCCTACTCAACTGTGCGGAGGTGGGACGACGAAATCGAATTCTGACGAATTACCGATTTCTGTCCCACTCTCTTTTTGCTTTATTCATTTTCTTTTCAGTGTGCGATTTCTGGTTTGACAAAGAGTCGCTCATCACCAAGATCAATAAGGGATACTGGTGCTTCATAAAATTGGCTAAGGACATGAGGAGTTAGGATCTTTTCCTTTGGTCCTTGCTCGACCACTTGGCCATGTTTGAGTAAGAGGACATGGGTCATGTCTGTTGTAATTTCCTCGGCATGGTGGGTGACGTAGATCATGGTAGGCGCGTGATCCAGTTGTTTGATATGATGGATCTGACGGAGGAGTTTTTCTCTGGCAAAGAGATCCAATCCACTAGAAGCTTCGTCAAAAATGATCAGATCTGGCTGGTCCATGAGGCTTCGTGCAATGAGGACTGTCTGCTTTTCTCCCTGGGAGAGCTCCCGGTATTTGCGACCGATCAAAGCGCCAGCACCAATTGAAGTTAGCATATCCCGTGCCCAGTTCAGTTCTTCTTCCCCGTATGCAGCATATAAGATACTACTCTTGTATTGACCAGTTAGGACAATTTGCTCTGTCAAAAGATGTTCTGGCAGTCTTTCTGAAATGAAGGAGCTAACGATACCAATACGCTTACGTAACTCAGGAATACCCCCTTCTCCAAAGCGGGTTCCAAGGACCGTTACCTGGCCAGAACTAGCCCAGTATTCAGACATGAGCAGTTTGAGGAGGGTCGATTTTCCTGCTCCATTTAAGCCTAAAATCGCCCAACATTCATTTTCTTTTACTTGCCAGTTAATCTCTTTTAAAAGGGCTTTTCCATTGCGGATCAAATTGACGTCTTGTAGTTCAATCAAATTATTCATAACTTCATCCTTTTGATTAAAATCTCCTTTATTCTATCATAAAATATGGTAGAATAGAAAACAGGAGGTAAGGAATGTTTCGAAATAGTAAATTGTTATTCTGGACATGTGAGATCTTATTATTGACGGTGATTTTCTATATTTGGAAATCAATGGGGACTTTAATTTCTCCATTTGTATCTGTTCTGAATACCATCCTCTTACCATTTTTAATTGCAGGTTTTTTATATTACATTACCAATCCGATTGTTGAATTGTTGGAAAAACATTTAAAAATCAAGCGTGTGTTTGGGATTTTGATCACCTTAGTACTCTTGTTTGGGATCATTGGCTTAGGGATCTTTTATCTGCTCCCTATCTTAATTAATCAGTTAACCAGCTTGATCAATTCAACTCAAGGACTTTACTGGGAAGTTCAAAGTTTGGTTCGAAAACTCTCGACCAATCCTTTGTTCCAGAATGTGAATATCCAGTCGACGATTCAGCAGTTGAATCTCTCTTATATGGATATCCTACAAAATCTCTTGAATAGTGTGACCAACAGTTTAGGAAGTGTGGTTAACACCATTGTCAATACGGTCTTTATCTTGATCATGACCCCTGTCTTCTTGGTTTATTTCTTGGTCGATGGGAAGAAGTTATTGCCGATGTTGGAGCGGACCATTTTACGCAATGACAAACTCCACATTTCAAGCCTCTTGATTAGTTTGAATGAAACGGTCTCTCGCTATATTAGTGGGATTTCGATCGATGCCTTTATCATTGGAACCCTAGCCTACATTGGCTATAGTTTTATTGGATTGAAGTACGCTTTGGTCTTTGCCATCTTTTCTGGGCTGGCCAACCTCATTCCATATGTAGGACCAACCATCGGCTTGATTCCGATGATCATCACCTATGCCTTCACAGATATGGATATGATGATCAAAGCAGTCATTTACATGTTGATTATCCAGCAGATCGATGGGAATATTCTTTATCCGCGTATCGTTGGAGGCGTGATGAAGGTTCACCCGATTACCATTATGGTTCTCTTATTGCTCTCAAGTAATATCTACGGCATTATCGGGATGGTCGTTGCGATTCCAGTCTATTCGATTGGAAAAGAAATTGTAAAATTCTTGGTGAATCTTTATGATAACCACCGTGCTGCTAAGGAGCAGAAGAAAAAAGAAGAATTTGGTATCATTAATAAATCATAGACTCTAGCGCCTATATGGGCCTTGGAGTCTTTTTTGTACATTTATTTGAAAAAATGCTGGAAAATAGTCAACAAGTGCTATGAAATGTGTTAAAATATAAGTGATTTTGAAAGAAAATATGAAAAGGTAGGAAAAGATGAGACTGCTCTTATCGAAAAAACAGAGACGCCAATTGCAATTATTGGAAATCTTGATTAAGGAAAAAAGATGGTTCCACTTAAAAGAGTTGGCCAAGCGTTTGGATTGTACAGAACGTTCGTTAAAAGAAGATTTGTCTAATCTTCGTAGTACATTTGATGACTTTTTAATTGAATCCTCTACCAATGGGATCAAAATCAGTTATGAGGATTCGGTTGGGCTAGAAGTGATCTATCATCACTTTTTAAAAGAATCACAAGCCTTCGCCTTGATTGAATATCTTTTCTTCAACAAGGATGTTTCCAATGAATATATTTGCAGAAAGTTTGATCTGAGTTACCAATCTTTCTACCGCTTGATTCGGACGATTAATCAGAAGCTTCAAACCAAATACAATGTAAAGATTGATTTGAAACCCTTGAATCTTGTCGGGGATGAGATTGACGTTCGTTTCTTTTATGCCCAATATTTTGCGGAACGTTATTACTACATGGAGTGGCCTTTCCCAGAATTTAAGGAAGAGGCGGTGACCGATTTGATCACCTTCTTCTTCAAGCTCTATGGCTATCCATTGACCTTCTCTGTACTCAGGTCTTATAAAGTTCTCTTGACAGTCTACTTGTCACGGATTAAGCAAGGTTACTTCATCGACATGCCAACGAACTATGATGTGTATAAGGACCAGTATCAAGGGGTGACCAATGTCGAGGAGATGTTGCGCTACTTTAGCTTGCAGTTGGGTGTCGAGTTGAATGAAAAAGTGCTGGAGCAGTTCTTTATTATCTTTATTCAAGAGAATTTCTATTTCAGTCCAGAAAGCTTGATCGAAGCTGCAGAAACAGATCCTTATGCCAAAGAATCAACGACGCTCATCAGAGATATGTTCAAGGATCTATGCTATACCTATGATTTAGACATTGAAAATCTTGATGAGATGTTGATGCACGTTCACAATACGGCTCACTTAGGTCGGAAGGAATTGTTCTCGGAGTTCCTCTTATTTGATACCAAGACCAATACCAACGAAGATTTCATGAGCATCTTCCCAGCCTTCTATGATGATTTGAAGGAGCATATCATCACTTATATGAAGACCATGAAGCATGATCTGAACGAAGAGATCATCAAGCACATGATCTACACGGTCTACACTCACTGGGAACGTCTCTTACCGCAGTTGTTGCGCCGTCGGAAGTCTATTAAGGTCTTGATTATCAGTCGTTTTGACGATCACCATGCCAAATCCATGATCGATTTTCTAGATTTCTACTGTACGGATAACTTTGAATTTACGCAGATGATCAAGTACAATCTAACAGTGGATGATATTGAAGCTTCGGATGCCGACGTAGTGGTGGCCAACTTTATGATGCCTGAATTAAAGAAAAAACCATTTATTTGTACAAGTAGTCTCTCATCGCTTGAGCTGGTTGAAAAACTCAATGCCTTCTTTTATGATTTTACCAGTGCAGAACACTAAAATCAGGACCTGGTCCTGATTTTTTGATGGTAAAAAAAGAAAATTTTATAGAAGAATGCAGGCTCTCCTATTTTGTGGTATAATATACGATATTATATACTGGAGGAATTTATCCATGGAAGACCCTGGCAGTCAGGAAATTTTACTGGAATTTATTTTATTGATTGTTTTGACATTATTGAACGCCTTTTTCTCGGCGACTGAAATGTCAATGGTATCGTTGAATCGCTCTCGTGTAGAGCAAAAGGCTGAAGAAGGAGATAAAAAATACATTCGTCTTCTTAGCGTATTGGAGCAACCGAACCATTTCTTATCCACTATTCAGGTGGGGATCACCTTGATTACCATCTTATCTGGGGCGAGTCTTGCGGATAGCCTTGGACATGTCATTGCTGGATGGATGGGCAATACTAAAACGGCTCTTGCAACTGGAAGCTTTTTATCTCTAGCATTTTTGACTTATATTTCGATCGTGTTTGGCGAACTCTATCCGAAACGAATCGCTATGAACTTGAAAGATGAGTTGGCTGTTCGAACAGCTCCGATTGTGATTCTATTAGGAAAAATTGTCAGCCCCTTTGTTTGGTTGCTTTCAGCATCGACCAACCTTTTGAGCCGTATCACGCCAATGGAATTCGATGATCCGGATGAAAAGATGACGCGGGATGAAATCGAGTATATGCTGACCAATAGTGAAGCAACACTAGATGCGGACGAGATTGAGATGCTCCAAGGGATCTTTTCATTAGATGAAATGGTAGCGCGTGAAGTCATGGTTCCACGGACAGATGCCTTCATGGTTGATATCAATGATGATACCAAAGAAATTATTGAAAGTATCCTTAAGCAAAACTTTTCACGGATTCCTGTCTATGATGATGACAAGGACAATGTCATCGGCCTCATCCATACCAAACGTCTCTTGAACGAAGGATTTATCAATGGCTTTGATAATATTGTCTTAAGAAAGATTTTACAAGAACCTTTGTTTGTTCCAGAAACCATTTTTGTGGATGATCTTTTGAAGGAATTGCGCAATACGCAAAATCAAATGGCCATTCTACTCGATGAATATGGCGGGATGTCTGGTTTGGTTACTCTTGAAGACCTCTTGGAAGAAATCGTCGGTGAAATTGACGATGAGACTGACAAAGCTGAAATTGATGTTTTTGAAATTGGGGATAATACTTATGTCGTGCAAGGAGCTATGTCACTAAACGACTTTAATGAATACTTTGGCGTTGAGTTGGAAAGTGATGATGTGGATACTATTGCAGGGTATTATTTGACTGAAGTTGGGCGGATTCCATCCTTGAAAGAACGCCTCAGCTGTGAAGTCGATAGTCAAAAGAAACACTTGATCTTGACTAATGACAAGGTGAAAAACGGTCGTGTGACCAAGGTGAAAGTTGAAATTTCTGAAATCGTCGAGGAAGATGAAGAAACAAAATCAAAAGAAGATTAAAAAATAGAGGCTTGGATGTGTTCCAGCCTCTGTTTTTTTCTTGTCAAGACCAGTTGAATTTTCAAAAAATTTCAAAAATTTCTGAAATAGTCTTGACAGCCAAAAAAAATTAAGGTAAGATAATACCCATAAAAAAAGAAAGCAGAAAATAAACATGAAGCAACAAGCCATTTCAACTCAAAAATTTTACTTTAGCTACTTTAGATAGTGTTTGTAGACATGATCTCATGGATGCAAACAACCCAAGCAATTTGTTTGTATCTATGTGGCTAAGATTTTTGTGATGGTCCATAGAGCTAGTATCTAAATGGACCGAGGTTTTGTAACTTGTTGGAGAATTTCAAGCATCCGTTTAGAGAATCATCTAAGCGGATTTTTTGTTTATTTGCAGAAAAGGAGTCAAAAAATGAAAGTAGTGAAAAAATTGCTAGCACCTGTCCTGGTTGTAGGACTTCTGTTAACATCATTGGTGACCTTACACCACCTAAAGGATACTAAAAAAGACAATGTCTTTCGAATTGGGATTTCCCAGTACATCACCCATAAGTCGCTCGATGCGACACGAAAAGGCTTTATCGAGGAGTTGAAAAAAGAAGGCTATGTAGATGGGAAAAACATTCAGATCGATTTCCAAAATGCTCAAGGGGAGCAACGAAATCTGAAAAATATTTCTAAACAATTGGCAGAAGAAAGTGATCTAGTCTTTGCGATTGCAACCCCTTCTGCACAAAGTTTGGCTAATACCACTAAATCAACACCTATTGTCTTCTCAGCTGTGACCGACCCATTGGCAGCGAAATTGGTGAAAAACTTGAAAGAACCAGGTGGCAATATCACAGGGACAAGTGACCAGTCAGAAGATGCGATCGCTACACAGGTAGACATGATTAAGCAAGTGCTTCCAACGGCGAAAACAGTTGGGATTCTCTATACGCAAAGTGAGCCTAACTCCGTCGTCCAAAAAGACAATGCGAAGAAGATCCTAGAAGCTAAAGGCTATCAAGTGGTTGAAAAAACAATTCTCGATAGTAACAATGTGAAAGCTGCAGCAGACAGCATCATGTCAGAGGCAGATATCGTCTTTGTTCCGACGGACAATATTATCTCTTCTACAATGGACACTGTCAAACAGGTTTCTATCAGCCATAAGGTGCCCGTTTTTGGTGGATCTGCTGAGATGGTGGCCACTGGTGGTTTGTACAACTTTGGTACCGATTATGAGGAATTGGGGAGACAAGCTGCTCGGATGGCTATTCGCATCATGAAGGGTGAGAAACCTGGAAAAGTCGCAGTTGAAACACCTGAAAAATTAGAATTGCATACCAATAAAGAGATGGCTAAAGAGCTTGGAATTGATATTAGCTCGTTGAAGGTAGAAAAATAGGAGGTTTGAGATGAATTTCGTTTTATCAAGTTTATCAGAAGGTTTATTGTGGTCGATCATGGCGATCGGTGTTTACTTAACATTTCGAATTTTAGATATTGCCGATATGACGGCAGAAGGAGCCTTTCCACTTGGGGCAGCAGTTGTAGCCTCACAAATTCAAGCGGGAAGAAACCCTTGGATTGCAACCTTGTTGGGCTTTTTTGCAGGGATGATTGCAGGCTTGGTCTCTGGGATTCTCCATACAAAAATGAAAATTCCAGCCCTCTTGACAGGGATTGTCACTTTGACGGGTCTCTACTCTATCAATATCAAAATCATGGGGGGAGTTCCCAATCTCTCTATTGGCGATGCCAGTACCATTTTTAAGAGTGTCATGAAATTTGGACTTTCTAATGAAGAAGCTGTCTTTTTGATTAGTATTTCCTGCTTGATCATCGTCTGTATCTTGTTGACCCTCTTAATGAAGACGCAACTTGGCTTGGTTTTGCGCTCGACAGGTGATAACATCCCAATGAGTGAGGCTAATGGGGTCAATGTAGATAACATGAAGATGTTGGGCTACATGATTTCCAATGGATTGATTGCTCTGTGTGGCGCTATGTTTGCTCAAAATGATGGTTTCTCAGATGTGACTTCTGGGACAGGGACGATCGTGGTTGGCTTGAGTGCGGTGATTATCGCTGAGGTTTTGATTCACGAATTGACTATTGGTTGGCGCTTGCTTTCCATCGGGGTTGGAGCCATTGTTTACCGTTTGATTATCTTAAATATTTACGAGATCCCAAATCTTGATCAAAATATGGTTCGTCTCTTCAATGCGATCTTGCTCGCAATTGTCTTGTTCGCTCCTGAGGCGCAAAAACATCTTCGCGTTCGCGGATTGAAGTTAGGAAATAAGTAGGAGAAAAGTATGGCAACATTATTATCAATTGAAGGCATTCATAAGACATTTGAAGCAGGAACAGTCAATGAAAACCATGTCCTCAAAGGCTTGGACCTCCAAGTAGAAGAAGGGGACTTCATTTCGGTTATCGGTGGAAATGGAGCTGGGAAATCAACCTTGATGAACATCTTGGCAGGAAATCTAGTCGTGGATGAAGGGGATATCTTGCTAGAAGGTAACTCCATCAAAAATACCAGTGTTCGTAAGCGTGCGAAAGATATTGCGCGTGTCTTCCAAGATCCTAAGATGGGGACAGCTTCCCGTTTGACCATTGAAGAAAATATGGCCATTGCCCAGCGTCGGGGGAAATCTCGTGGTTTGAGCTGGGGAGTTCGGGAGAAAGATCGCGAATTGTTCCGTGAAGCCTTGAAGGAACTGAATATCGGTTTAGAGAACCGTCTTAAGGTGGATACCCAATATTTGTCTGGTGGGCAACGTCAAGCTTTGACCTTGGTCATGGCAGCCTTGGTCAAGCCCAAACTCTTGCTGCTGGACGAACATACCGCAGCGCTGGATCCCAAGACCAGTGAAATGGTCATGGAATTGACACAAAAGATCGTGGAAAGCCATGATTTGACAACCTTGATGATTACGCATGATATGAACCATGCCATTGAATACGGCAACCGCTTGATCATGCTCTACCAAGGCAAGATCGTTGTCGACGTCAAAGGAGAAGAAAAGAAAAACCTAACGGTTGAAGATTTGATGCGCCTCTTCCAACAAAACAGTGGTGAAACCCTGGTTAGTGATGAATTGGTATTAGGATAAAATAAAAGAGAGTGGGACAGAAATCGGTAATTCGTTAGAATTCGATTTCGTCATCTCACCTCCGCACAGTTGAGTAGGGCTATAAAAGTTGATGAAATCAGCGTAGTAGAGCCCACTCAACCACTGCGTCTTGCTCGACAATCCAAAAACAATTGAGAGGCTAGGACTTTTGTCCCAGCCTCCTTTATTTCCTCCGCTCTGCATAGTCGACAAAATGAAACTTGTCTAATTTGTGTCGGCTTTCGGTGAATTGGAATTGCCGTCCGTCTGCTAAGTGAACTTGGGAACGGACCGTTACCACGTGTTGGTCTTTTCCAAGATCCAGTAAGATTTTGTCGCGATTATCGATTGGTGAAATCAAAATTTCTTTTTTAGCATAGCCAATCTGCAATTTCAAGTCTTCTTCTATTGGAGATACGGGGAAATATTACCTTTACCTCTTTGACGTGACGCAGGCAGACCTCAATTGGCGCAATCCCAATGTCCGCAAGGAGTTGTTCAAGGTGGTCAACTTCTGGCGGGACAAGGGCGTCAAAGGCTTTCGTTTCGATGTAATCAATTTGATTGGGAAAGATGAGGTCTTGGTGGATTGCCCTGAAAATGAAGGGAAGCCAGCTTATACGGATAAACCCATTGTGCATGACTATCTTCGTATGATGAATGAAGCGACCTTTGGTTCTGATGATAGCTTTATGACCGTTGGAGAGATGTCTTCGACAACCATTGACAACTGTGTTCTCTATTCAGCACCGGAGCGCCACGAGTTGTCTATGGCTATTAACTTCCATCATCTGAAAGTCGACTATGAAGATGGTCAAAAATGGACCATTGCTCCCTTTGATTTTGAAGAGCTCAAGCGTCTCTATCATACTTGGGGCAAGGAAATGAGTGAACGAGATGGTTGGAGTGCCCTCTTCTGGAATAACCATGACCAACCTCGTGCCTTGAATCGCTTTGTAGATATCAAGAACTTCCGCAATGAAGGAGCGACCATGCTCGCAGCTAGCCTTCACTTGTCACGTGGTACCCCTTATATCTACATGGGAGAAGAAATCGGCATGATAGATCCAGACTATGATTCGATGGCAGATTACGTGGATGTGGAGTCCATCAATGCTTACCAAATGCTCTTGGACCAAGGCAAGTCACCTGAGCAAGCCTTCAAGATTATCCAAGCTAAGTCACGTGATAATTCACGTACGCCCATGCAATGGGATGCTTCTCTAAATGCCGGTTTTTCAACAGGGACGCCATGGTTGAAAGTTGGGAAGTCCTATAAAGACTTCAACGTTGAAAAGGAAATGGATGGCCCAATTTTTACCTTCTATAAAGAATTGATTCGCTTGCGAAAAGAAATGCCCATCATTTCAGAAGGCAGCTACCTGCCAGCACTGGAAGATAGTCAAGAAGTCTACGCTTTTGAACGCCACTTAGACGGTCAAAAACTCTTGGTACTCAATCATTTCTATGGAAGTGAAGTCGAAGTAGCGATTCCAAAAGACTACCAAGCAGGGCGCGTGCTCTTGTCCAACTATGAGAAGGTAGAGCTTTCTGAAAAAGTAATTCTGAAACCATATCAGACACTGGCGATTTTAGTTTAAGTATTTCACACTTCGATCTTTTTGGGTCGAAGTGTTTTTCTTTTTGAAAAATATTTTTGAAAGCGCTTGAAAATGCAAAGTTCTTCCCTTATAATAAAAGAGGAAAACTTTTTAGGGATGGAGAAACGCATGAGAAAAAACGGTAAAAAGATTCGCCTACTGGGAGTAGCCACCTTATTGGCTAGTCAGTTGGGGGTCTTTAGCAGTGCCCTCACGGTAGTTGCAGACGAGACCACAGCTTCGACTTCAGAGCCAGCGCTTGTGACGAACACTAGCAGCGAGGAAAGCTCGACAAATAGTTCGACTTCTGCTACAACAACAACTACAGACGCTACGACGAGAGCTTCGAGTGATAAAGAAGAGACATCTAGCAGTTCCTCAGACGCTACTGAGGAGAAAACGGTTAAGATCGGGGACATTCAAGGGGAATCGCAACGCTCTCCACTGGAAGGTCAAAAGTTAGCCATCAAAAATGCGGTGGTGA
The Streptococcus parasanguinis genome window above contains:
- a CDS encoding tRNA (mnm(5)s(2)U34)-methyltransferase encodes the protein MLRPLEMAHQFLAEVITKEDVVVDATMGNGHDTVFLAKLAGQVYAFDIQEQALANTQEKLDKLGLQHVQLILDGHQHVDQYVETLKAAIFNLGYLPSADKSVITLPATTIEAMEKICARLQKGGRMAIMIYYGHEGGDIERDAVLDFVSQLPQKEYTATIYRTLNQVNQPPFLVMIEKLESYRHG
- a CDS encoding cation:proton antiporter; protein product: MELLLYAVIFSMILIASNATNKLVPSLPLPLLQILLGIGWALFIPEENFHLDTELFLALVIGPLLFREAEEADITSVLKHWRIILYLIFPVIFISTISLGWAAHSLWLSLPLAACMAVGAALGPTDLVAFASLSERFTFPKRVSNILKGEGLLNDASGLVAFRVALTALATGSFSLGEAGVSLGISIIGGFAVGILTAFVNRWLQKLLLSVRASDIASELILELSLPLLTFFLAEELHVSGIIAVVVSGILKASRFKHITLLEARVDTVSHTVWNTVNFILNGSVFVILGMELEMIAKPILSSSIYNNLLLLLSVFVLTALLFLIRFVMVYLFYWFRTLRLKKSVRNYLKDALLLTFSGVKGTVSIATILLIPTKIEKEYPILLFLVAGVTLVSFITGLMVLPKLSEDKEETNDYLMQIAILNDVVMELEAELKNSKHKGPLYAAIDNYHGRIENLILSQENKLIQKDWEQLKLLILSIESDGLEQAYEEGMIRERGYRVYQRYLHNMEQRVNRNLSSRLTYYLLVSFRLLRLLVHEILTFGSGLRNWWTREDSKLEAIDYDQIAALYLANTEIIIESLEDLKGIYRSSLISFLQESRLRETAIITSGAFVERVINRVKPNNIDEMLRGYYLERKIIFEYEAQHLITAKQARRMRQNVNELESYSLRESANTLPYDLIEYARNR
- a CDS encoding ABC transporter ATP-binding protein, whose amino-acid sequence is MNNLIELQDVNLIRNGKALLKEINWQVKENECWAILGLNGAGKSTLLKLLMSEYWASSGQVTVLGTRFGEGGIPELRKRIGIVSSFISERLPEHLLTEQIVLTGQYKSSILYAAYGEEELNWARDMLTSIGAGALIGRKYRELSQGEKQTVLIARSLMDQPDLIIFDEASSGLDLFAREKLLRQIHHIKQLDHAPTMIYVTHHAEEITTDMTHVLLLKHGQVVEQGPKEKILTPHVLSQFYEAPVSLIDLGDERLFVKPEIAH
- a CDS encoding AI-2E family transporter; translation: MFRNSKLLFWTCEILLLTVIFYIWKSMGTLISPFVSVLNTILLPFLIAGFLYYITNPIVELLEKHLKIKRVFGILITLVLLFGIIGLGIFYLLPILINQLTSLINSTQGLYWEVQSLVRKLSTNPLFQNVNIQSTIQQLNLSYMDILQNLLNSVTNSLGSVVNTIVNTVFILIMTPVFLVYFLVDGKKLLPMLERTILRNDKLHISSLLISLNETVSRYISGISIDAFIIGTLAYIGYSFIGLKYALVFAIFSGLANLIPYVGPTIGLIPMIITYAFTDMDMMIKAVIYMLIIQQIDGNILYPRIVGGVMKVHPITIMVLLLLSSNIYGIIGMVVAIPVYSIGKEIVKFLVNLYDNHRAAKEQKKKEEFGIINKS
- a CDS encoding M protein trans-acting positive regulator PRD domain-containing protein; this translates as MRLLLSKKQRRQLQLLEILIKEKRWFHLKELAKRLDCTERSLKEDLSNLRSTFDDFLIESSTNGIKISYEDSVGLEVIYHHFLKESQAFALIEYLFFNKDVSNEYICRKFDLSYQSFYRLIRTINQKLQTKYNVKIDLKPLNLVGDEIDVRFFYAQYFAERYYYMEWPFPEFKEEAVTDLITFFFKLYGYPLTFSVLRSYKVLLTVYLSRIKQGYFIDMPTNYDVYKDQYQGVTNVEEMLRYFSLQLGVELNEKVLEQFFIIFIQENFYFSPESLIEAAETDPYAKESTTLIRDMFKDLCYTYDLDIENLDEMLMHVHNTAHLGRKELFSEFLLFDTKTNTNEDFMSIFPAFYDDLKEHIITYMKTMKHDLNEEIIKHMIYTVYTHWERLLPQLLRRRKSIKVLIISRFDDHHAKSMIDFLDFYCTDNFEFTQMIKYNLTVDDIEASDADVVVANFMMPELKKKPFICTSSLSSLELVEKLNAFFYDFTSAEH
- a CDS encoding hemolysin family protein: MEDPGSQEILLEFILLIVLTLLNAFFSATEMSMVSLNRSRVEQKAEEGDKKYIRLLSVLEQPNHFLSTIQVGITLITILSGASLADSLGHVIAGWMGNTKTALATGSFLSLAFLTYISIVFGELYPKRIAMNLKDELAVRTAPIVILLGKIVSPFVWLLSASTNLLSRITPMEFDDPDEKMTRDEIEYMLTNSEATLDADEIEMLQGIFSLDEMVAREVMVPRTDAFMVDINDDTKEIIESILKQNFSRIPVYDDDKDNVIGLIHTKRLLNEGFINGFDNIVLRKILQEPLFVPETIFVDDLLKELRNTQNQMAILLDEYGGMSGLVTLEDLLEEIVGEIDDETDKAEIDVFEIGDNTYVVQGAMSLNDFNEYFGVELESDDVDTIAGYYLTEVGRIPSLKERLSCEVDSQKKHLILTNDKVKNGRVTKVKVEISEIVEEDEETKSKED